Below is a window of Candidatus Cetobacterium colombiensis DNA.
TGTGAAGGCGATAACTATGAAAATTCTTTTGAAGCAGCTTTGAAAAATATGAAAAATTTAGGTGCTGAAGCATGTGTTTTTGGTGATATTGATATTGAACACCATAGACAATGGTGTGAAGAAAGATGTAACAATATTGGCATTGAAGCTATTTTTCCTCTTTGGAAAGAAAATAGAGAAAAATTAGTTCAAGAGTTTTTAAGTTTAGGATATAAAGCAATTATTAAAAAAGTAGATTTAAAGTCTATTGGAAATGATTTTTTAGGTGAAACTTTAAGCCCTGAAATTCTTGAAAAAATAAAATTAACTGGTGCTGATGTTTGTGGAGAAAATGGAGAATACCATACTTTTGTATATAATGGTCCAATTTTTTCTAAAGAAATATTATTAAAAATTTCTAAAGAAATGGTTAATGAAAATACTCTTGTAGTGAGAACTTATTAAATGTTTATATATAAAATATATAGATTATACATTGTATAAATAATTAATATACAGCATAAATATGCTGTATATTTTTTTATATTTGTTTATTTAAAAAACTAAATGTACAATTAAAAATATAAAAGTTTGTAAAAAAATCATTTTAGGAGGTTTTATGTTTACACACACATTTAATATGGCAGAAACTTTAGCTATTGCTGTTTGTTTACTTTTAATTGGAAGATGGATTAAAAATAAAGTTTATTTTTTTGAAAAATTTTTTATTCCCGCCCCTGTTATCGGAGGAGTTATATTTTCTATAATCTCTTTAATTGGATATAATATGCAAATTTTTCTTTTTGATTTTGATGGATCTTTAAAAAATCTTTTAATGGTTGCTTTTTTTACTACAATTGGATTTCTAGCAAGTTTAAAAATGTTAAAAAAAGGTGGAATTCAAGTTTTTACATTTTTACTAGTTGCTGTTATTCTTGTTATCATTCAAAACTTTGTAGGAGTTTCTCTTGCTAAAGTTTTTAACCTTAATCCATTGATTGGTATTGCTGCTGGATCTGTTCCTCTTACAGGAGGTCATGGTACATCTGGTGCTTTTGGTCCTGTCCTTGAAGCAGCTGGTGCTACTGGAGCTATGTCTGTTTCTATTGCTTCTGCTACTTTTGGGCTTGTTGCCGGATGTTTAATTGGAGGTCCTGTTGGTAAAAGACTTATGAGTAAACATAATTTAAAATCACCTCGAGAAGTTGAAATGTTTTTAGATGGAAACGAAAACCCTTCAGAAACAAAATTACAATTAAATGAAGATCTTTTATTTAGATCTATTGTATATATTGTTTTAGCCATGGGGCTTGGTGGATTCATAACACCTTTAGCTAAAAATCTCGGTATCGTTCTCCCTGTTTATATTGGTCCAATGATTGTTGCTGCTATTATTAGAAATGTAGCTGATAGTTCAAAAATGGAAATTCCTTTAAATGCTATTAATGTCGTTGGTAACATTTCTTTACAATTATTTTTAGCCATGGCATTAATGTCTATGAGATTATGGGAATTAGCTGCTCTTGCTATTCCACTTGTAGCTATTCTTTTAGCTCAAAAACTTGTAATGGCTTTATACGCATATTTTGTTACATTTAGATTTATGGGGAAAGATTATGATGCTGCTGTTATGGCAGTTGGACATTGTGGCTTTGGAATGGGTGCAACACCTAACGCTATGGCTAATATGGAGTCTTTTACAGCTGTTAATGGCCCTTCAGCAACTGCATTCTTTGCCTTACCTCTTGTTGGATCACTTTTTATAGATTTTGTTAATGCATCTATTATAACTATTTTTATTAATATGTTAACATAATAAAAAAGGAGAGTTTAAAAGCTCTCCTTTTTTATTATTGATTTAAGATTATCCTTGTTCCATCTGCCATTTCTAAGATCTGACTTCTTTGATCTGAATAAATTACTCTAGCTCCAGATCTATTTCCGTTATTATATCCTCGATTAATGGGTCTAGGATTATTATAAAAATTTGGAGACATTTGCATATTTCCATATTTTCTATTAGCATTTTCA
It encodes the following:
- a CDS encoding Dph6-related ATP pyrophosphatase: MGKKVVVSFSGGKDSMLSLHRVISLGFEPIALMTTINKNNGESWFHDISTNLLKQVSLAVNIPLLLVECEGDNYENSFEAALKNMKNLGAEACVFGDIDIEHHRQWCEERCNNIGIEAIFPLWKENREKLVQEFLSLGYKAIIKKVDLKSIGNDFLGETLSPEILEKIKLTGADVCGENGEYHTFVYNGPIFSKEILLKISKEMVNENTLVVRTY
- the gltS gene encoding sodium/glutamate symporter — translated: MFTHTFNMAETLAIAVCLLLIGRWIKNKVYFFEKFFIPAPVIGGVIFSIISLIGYNMQIFLFDFDGSLKNLLMVAFFTTIGFLASLKMLKKGGIQVFTFLLVAVILVIIQNFVGVSLAKVFNLNPLIGIAAGSVPLTGGHGTSGAFGPVLEAAGATGAMSVSIASATFGLVAGCLIGGPVGKRLMSKHNLKSPREVEMFLDGNENPSETKLQLNEDLLFRSIVYIVLAMGLGGFITPLAKNLGIVLPVYIGPMIVAAIIRNVADSSKMEIPLNAINVVGNISLQLFLAMALMSMRLWELAALAIPLVAILLAQKLVMALYAYFVTFRFMGKDYDAAVMAVGHCGFGMGATPNAMANMESFTAVNGPSATAFFALPLVGSLFIDFVNASIITIFINMLT